Proteins from one Candidatus Methylomirabilota bacterium genomic window:
- a CDS encoding isocitrate lyase/phosphoenolpyruvate mutase family protein, giving the protein MATYAEKSAAFRALHARPGAFVIPNPWDAGTARLLASLGFEALATTSLGLANTLGRADGTGAVSRDEVLANCRAIAGATDLPVNADLENCYADEPDAAAGMIRLAAEAGVVGGSIEDATGDPLNPIYDFELAVERVRAAVEVARSLPTPFMLTARAENFLHGRRDLDDTIRRLRAFEAAGAEVLYAPGLRDLASIRTVTAAVGKPVNVVMSAADPSITVAQLAEAGVKRISVGGALSRLALAAFLKGAREMKEQGSFTYMRDTVPSAELRQTFARWR; this is encoded by the coding sequence ATGGCCACATACGCGGAGAAGTCAGCGGCCTTCCGGGCCCTGCATGCGCGCCCGGGGGCCTTCGTGATCCCGAACCCGTGGGATGCCGGCACGGCGCGGCTCCTGGCCTCGCTCGGCTTCGAGGCGCTCGCGACGACAAGCCTCGGGCTCGCGAACACGCTCGGACGCGCCGACGGCACGGGAGCGGTGAGCCGCGACGAGGTCCTGGCGAACTGCCGGGCGATCGCGGGCGCCACCGACCTGCCCGTCAACGCGGATCTGGAGAATTGCTACGCCGACGAGCCGGACGCCGCCGCCGGGATGATCCGGCTCGCCGCCGAGGCGGGCGTTGTCGGCGGCTCCATCGAGGACGCGACGGGCGACCCGCTGAATCCGATCTATGACTTCGAGCTGGCGGTGGAGCGCGTACGGGCCGCGGTCGAGGTAGCGCGGTCGCTGCCCACCCCGTTCATGCTGACGGCGCGGGCGGAGAATTTTCTGCATGGCCGTCGCGACCTCGACGACACGATCCGCCGGCTCCGGGCCTTCGAGGCGGCCGGCGCCGAGGTGCTCTACGCGCCGGGACTCAGGGATCTCGCCTCGATCCGCACCGTGACCGCCGCCGTCGGCAAGCCGGTCAATGTCGTGATGAGCGCGGCCGACCCGTCGATCACAGTCGCGCAGCTCGCCGAGGCCGGTGTGAAGCGCATCAGCGTCGGCGGCGCCCTCTCCCGCCTGGCGCTCGCGGCCTTCCTCAAGGGCGCCCGCGAAATGAAGGAGCAGGGATCGTTCACGTATATGCGCGACACGGTCCCGTCGGCGGAGCTCCGGCAGACCTTCGCCAGGTGGCGGTGA